The Ipomoea triloba cultivar NCNSP0323 chromosome 14, ASM357664v1 region ATTTAAGATTTATAAAAATCTTGATCAAATACACCCTAGATTCTAGGACAGAAAGGTCTGCCCAAGCGAACTCTATGGCTGGGAACAGTAAAATGTCTAATCCTtccttcttcttcaacaaaataCCCTTCACACAAGAAAGCCTTGGAGAACTTATTTTCCACAACCCTATCTACATCATGCACTAAAACATCAGTCTCCCCATTTTCCCTATTCCTAGCCATCAATCCAGCAGTGTAAATGGCATTCATTCTCCCCGGGGCTTCATCATGGTACCCGGTCGGCGCGTCCACCATGATCACATCCCAATCGACCTCGTACACCTCGTCCGGCAGGTTCTTTATCGCCAGCCCGCATTTCGAAGCGCGTGGGTCCACCACTTCCCTGCACTCGATtcccattccgattcccatCAGCTCCTCGGCCCGGGACACCTTGGAATCGTACTTGACGTGGTACGATTCCAGGGAGGGCATCCGCCGCCTTATCTGATCTATCCAAGATTTATCCTCTTCTAGGAAGACGGTCCGGCCCCCGTGGTTGAGAGCGGACCACATCAGGCTGTCGTGGCCGAGGCCGAAAACCAAGAAGTTGCAAGGGGATTTTTTGTCCAAGATTCTAAGGGAAACTGAGATTTCTTTTAGGGTTTGTTGTGGGGTGATGTTGGAGGTGGCATAGTGGACCAGTACATTTGCTAGGGATGGTGAGATTTTGTTGCATTCTTCAGTGGGTGTTGGGCAGATGGGATTTGGTGATGATGAAATTGTTACATTGGATCTTATTAGAACCATTACAGCCATGAATAGGAATGAACAGACTATGATCATGAGCTTGAGATTAGTAATGGAGTTTTGGGTTTTGGGTCTACTCATTTTGCCTTTGGGGATGGAGAATAGAATAAGGAGGAAGAGAAAATGACTTGGGTTTAGGGTAGCTTTGATCTGCTTCTCAATTTATAGAAAGGTCAAACCAATAATCTAACCCATTTTGGTCCACCTAAACTATTTCCCAACCAACAATAATGTtgctataaaaatataaatttagggTTTAATTTTATCAATGTCTTAATTTTGTACCAATTATACCCACGCAATTAATATGGTATATTTGGCGGTTACGTTATCAACTTAGTTTGGATTGGTGAACCAGTTGAGTCGTATCTAAAGGCCTAATACAATTTGTTGTACACTATATCTACATAAAATATAAAGGTACAAGGGTCAAAATTGTTCGACTTCTATGTGTTGATAAAACTCTTTTTATTCATTAGTTACCATGAATTTGTCATCTCACCATATTAAATGATACGGTAGAAATTAAACGATACGGTAGaaattttctattaaaaaatcTTTATCTTATAACCACGTATATGATATCATAATAAATAGATGgtgttaatgaatataaaaaacGATTTATAGCAAAATAAAagtttcaaataataaatgatgTCCATATATGGAGGAAATAGTAATGATTATTAAGGGGCCTGGCtgacttaattaatataattttcactttATTGGGAATTTGATATTCTATATTAGGATCgctctttttattatttttcctttcaaaattGAAGCAATTCATGAGTCATGATGGTTGACTTTCCAagacaaattattttgtttggTGAAATTCCCAGTGATGGAACTACTGTTGGTTGtcacaaatatttaaaaataataataataatgccagTATATACTtcatgatttattattaaatgtcCAAAAGGAGTAGCTTAatagattaggaataattctTATACTAGAAGGTCACAAGTGCAATTATATTCTCGGAACAGaatttactcaatgcacaccATCAAATAGTGGTTGTGGATTTCTCTTGTCAtccaacaaaaaattattattggaCAATTTCACTTAGATACCTAAACCTTTTGCTAGTAGCAATTAGATCCCTTGATGTTTGAAAATTAACCTTGACCCCCTCATATCCTCAACCATACAAAAGTTTAGATTttcaattcattatattttttatccATGTGGAAAACATTTGTgcaatttagtaaaaaaaatagtagaCCCTCATCAGTCCCATTTTatctatttcatttttattattgattagtcaaacaaaatctttcttttttgcttatttttactacttatttataatttttaaatataatattttgtgtttattagtaattttaatgtagtttctaaatatataaaatttttatactaatgcaaaatttaatattgtaaaaaattaaattataaataatttcagtcaaaccTAAACACACAAAATGAGATGAATGGATAACAATGTCGCAACTTACTGGCTCGATTTACCTTCTCATGTATTTAAGGACAGATTCATAATGTCGCAACTTACTGGCTCGATTTACCTTCTCATGTATTTAAGGACAGATTCATGAGATCTAGGATATAGTCCAGTAAAGACGAGAAACCTGGATTATAAAGACTTTTCTAAAAAGAATAATACGGagataataataagaagaagaagattacaAGAACTAACACCGTACCAGACTGGCATAGGGTAGACAAAAGGGCAAAATAGTAATTATACAAGTGCAATTTTAGGTGCCACTGAGATATTTGTTGTTTAATATAATGGAACATTGACTTTGAGAATTCCATCTCCTGCTGTTAGGGTGTTAGGTGATACCTATAATTTGATTACTTCTTTATTATACCCGGCATTTGATTCACAGAATCTTAGATTACCCTAGGTAACAAGATTCCTCCAAGAAGGTAATGCATGAAtgtactagtttttcacgcgcattgcacgAATGGGATAGcgtccaatgtttatttttaaataagtacttcaaagtatattaatgcaagattatataagagatgttcatgcataagTGATTAAAAGTTgagttaatttatttaaattggtaattcaaagtatacgaatacaagataatataggagggattgattataattgtgattaaaataaggaaaaatggtcaaataggcccctaaactttacacTAAAAGTCAATTAGTCACCTAAGCTTtgaaaaagtacaattaaaccctttagcaTGTCAAATTGAGTTAATGAAGCCCAAGAACCGGTAAatgacctgttattataggtcatttCATTTCCAGTGACCGGCGACGGTCGATCCGTGGCCAGTCGCCATCTCCGACAAAAGGCGACCAGAAGCCCTCCACGCCCTCTTGCATTATGAGACGAAGATGGACGATTAGTAGGGCGGTTCACAGTGGTATGGTTAGGAGCAGGAGGACGACGATTTTGAGGAGGGTTAGGAGCGAAAGAAGACTTACCTTTGGAACTTCCACTTAGTTCCCCAGTTTGTTTACCCTTAGCCGAAGTTCTGGTGTTCTGTTCCTCGCCTTCGGCATCATCAGTTAGCGCCCAAAACTGGTTATTATCAGTCTTCGGAGCGATGGTAGCATTTTTTGTTTGGTGGTTGTTTTTTTTCGGATCATTCTTTCTTGATTTTCTGGTCACAAGCATTCATGTGTGATATCGAGGTTTAACGTTGTTAGTTTCCGGGAGGGTTAAAGGATAATCGACCTAATTAGCCCCTTCCTTCTCAGTTGTCGGCGACACGTTTAAGTCCATCTGAGAGGAGTCTGGCGTTTCCGATTTTCCTTAAGAACAATCTTGTTCCCTATGTCCAACCATCCCACACCCAAAACACACAACATGTAGACCCTCGTACTCAATGGTCTGCACTTGGTTTCAATCTTACCCACACTTCCGAAACTAAGGGTTTCTCGAGGTCAACTTCGACAGCAGCTCTAGCGAACACCCTCTTTCTCTTGTTATTGTCGTACGATCTAGTTTTAAAGGTTTCCAACGTTTTCAAGGATAAGCTTGACGATATCATCCCGGAAGTACTCCACCGATAAATTTGGTAATCTTACCCAAACATCCATCTTTGAGATCTTCGCCGTTTTTGGTTTAAACTCTGGTTCCCACTTTTGTGTAACCAGATAATTAGCAAAAGGTAATGATGTGTCTTTAAATTACAAACTTTGACTCCAGCCTCATCTTTCCATAGAAGAATTCGATCTTATATGGTCTTATCTCTTTACTTTATGACCTTCCATCTTATTGTCTCTTATATGTACATGCAATTAAGATATTATATGCATCCATTTTATTTtcatgtacataatttgtttacgagaaagtacataatatgcaataataattatatcGTGCACTATGGTGCATGTAGCAACATACACACAACACATCCCTATTTTTCTCCTTATACCTTTTTTTCAACTTAAACTTATTCTCTTTTTTTGTGtacaaataaaatcaatgtatacaaaatatacaattaaaaGTTCTAATtgagatcttttaaatgacattcatattatattttcgaatttttttaaaaataataaatctataGATACTTAAAGACATTACTCTAGtgtaatgtttatgtacattcagatttgtttttatgaacatatagaaggAATATTATGAACATACTATAGAATGAATTGAATAGAAGTGCATTtgatgtacatttagtttagtgtttaattacattaatttaggtttatggatatatatatatataacaaatattatgaaaatagtACACGAtcaatgttattaaacatgatgcaTCTTATTAAACATGATTCATCTATAGtataatgtttatgtacaataattttatttttatgaacatataaaaaGAACATTATGAATATACTAATA contains the following coding sequences:
- the LOC116004826 gene encoding glucuronoxylan 4-O-methyltransferase 3-like, with protein sequence MSRPKTQNSITNLKLMIIVCSFLFMAVMVLIRSNVTISSSPNPICPTPTEECNKISPSLANVLVHYATSNITPQQTLKEISVSLRILDKKSPCNFLVFGLGHDSLMWSALNHGGRTVFLEEDKSWIDQIRRRMPSLESYHVKYDSKVSRAEELMGIGMGIECREVVDPRASKCGLAIKNLPDEVYEVDWDVIMVDAPTGYHDEAPGRMNAIYTAGLMARNRENGETDVLVHDVDRVVENKFSKAFLCEGYFVEEEGRIRHFTVPSHRVRLGRPFCPRI